One genomic region from Pempheris klunzingeri isolate RE-2024b chromosome 4, fPemKlu1.hap1, whole genome shotgun sequence encodes:
- the LOC139199558 gene encoding muscleblind-like protein 1 isoform X5 yields MAMLAQQMQLANAMMPGTQLQPVPMFSVTPSLATNVNAAAAAATAFNPYLGPVSPGLMPADILPSAPVLVTSNPSVPVPAAAAAAAQKLMRTDRLEVCREYQRGNCTRGENDCRFAHPADSTMIDTNDNTVTVCMDYIKGRCSREKCKYFHPPAHLQAKIKAAQHQVNQAAAAAAMTQSAVKSLKRPLDATFDLGLPPVLPPLPKRPALEKANGATTMFNAGVFQYQQALANMQFQQQAAFIPSGSILCMTPATSVVPMMHGATPATVSAATTSATSVPFATATANQIPIISADHLTSHKYVTQM; encoded by the exons CCCATGTTTTCAGTCACACCCAGCCTTGCAACCAATGTCAATGCTGCTGCGGCAGCAGCCACTGCGTTTAATCCCTACCTTGGCCCTGTGTCGCCCGGCCTGATGCCCGCTGACATCTTGCCCAGTGCCCCTGTACTGGTCACCAGCAACCCCAGTGTCCCCgtaccagctgctgctgctgctgctgcacagaaactaatgaggacagacagactggag GTATGCCGGGAATACCAACGGGGTAACTGCACACGTGGGGAGAACGACTGTCGCTTTGCCCACCCTGCAGATAGCACTATGATCGACACCAATGACAACACAGTCACTGTGTGTATGGACTACATAAAGGGCCGCTGCTCGAGGGAGAAATGCAAGTACTTTCACCCTCCGGCTCACCTGCAGGCCAAGATCAAAGCCGCCCAACACCAAGTCAACCAGGCTGCGGCTGCTGCAGCCATG ACTCAGTCGGCTGTCAAATCACTGAAGCGACCCCTCGACGCAACTTTTGACCTG GGGCTCCCTCCCGTCTTGCCTCCTTTACCAAAGAGACCTGCACTTGAAAAAGCCAATGGTGCCACCACTATGTTCAATGCTGGCGTGTTCCAGTACCAACAGGCCCTGGCCAACATGcagtttcagcagcaggctgcctTCATACCATCAG GCTCGATATTGTGCATGACACCTGCAACAAGTGTTG TACCCATGATGCACGGTGCTACTCCAGCCACTGTGTCTGCAGCCACCACATCTGCCACAAGTGTTCCCTTTGCAACCGCAACAGCCAATCAG ATTCCAATAATATCTGCAGACCATCTGACTAGTCACAAGTATGTGACCCAGATGTAG